The Engystomops pustulosus chromosome 4, aEngPut4.maternal, whole genome shotgun sequence genome contains a region encoding:
- the LOC140128641 gene encoding olfactory receptor 11L1-like: protein MCEENQTQVTEIHLLGFRGMYKYKSLLFIVFLLTYTLILAGNLLIILLVSTMDHLQIPMFIFLKHLSTADVLITTSVVPMMLHIILFEEGTFSLWVCILQLYFFGIFGFVQCFIIAVMSYDRYLAICHPLRYSSLMGPDLCLQLIIGSWSLVIVLLLSEFIFIVQFNFCGLNYIDHFFCDFGPTIKLATSDFISILTMEDFIISIFVLFFPFAFIILTYFCISFTILKTSSANGKRKAFSTCSSHLTTVCLYYGTLITVYMAPSDESSSEINKYRSLLYIVVAPLMNPIIYSLRNHEIKRAVRKVMSHVFTNESKR, encoded by the coding sequence ATGTGTGAGGAGAACCAGACACAAGTCACTGAGATTCATCTTCTCGGATTCCGAGGAATGTACAAATACAAATCTCTTCTATTCATTGTGTTTCTCCTGACTTACACATTAATACTGGCGGGAAATCTTCTAATAATCCTACTGGTGTCCACTATGGACCATCTCCAGATCCCGATGTTCATCTTTCTTAAACATTTATCTACAGCTGATGTCTTAATAACAACGAGTGTTGTCCCAATGATGTTGCACATAATACTCTTCGAGGAGGGAACCTTCTCCCTTTGGGTTTGCATCttacaactttatttttttggtatttttgggTTTGTTCAATGTTTTATCATCGCTGTCATGTCATATGATCGATATTTGGCCATTTGCCATCCATTACGTTACTCTTCACTGATGGGTCCAGATCTTTGCCTCCAGCTTATTATTGGGTCATGGTCTTTAGTAATTGTGTTACTGTTAAGTGAATTCATTTTTATTGTCCAGTTTAACTTTTGTGGCTTGAATTACATTGACCACTTCTTCTGTGACTTTGGTCCAACAATAAAATTGGCCACTTCAGACTTCATTTCTATATTGACCATGGAAGActttattatttctatttttgtcttattttttCCTTTTGCTTTTATCATTTTGACCTACTTTTGTATTTCCTTCACCATTCTTAAAACGTCTTCAGCGAACGGTAAGAGaaaggccttctccacctgtagctcccacctgaCCACCGTCTGTCTATATTATGGGACCCTGATCACAGTTTACATGGCTCCAAGTGATGAGAGCTCATCCGAAATCAACAAATACCGATCCCTGCTGTACATAGTAGTCGCTCCATTGATGAATCCTATTATCTACAGTCTGCGGAATCATGAGATCAAGAGAGCAGTGAGGAAAGTGATGAGTCACGTCTTTACAAATGAATCGAAAAGATGA
- the LOC140128643 gene encoding olfactory receptor 10A7-like: MCEENQTEVTEIHLLGFRGMYKYKAPLFIVFLLTYTLILGGNLIIILLVSTMDHLKTPMFFFLKHLSIADVLLTTSVVPMMLHIILLDEGTLPLWGCMLQLYCFGIFGFTQSFIIAVMSYDRYLAICHPLRYSSVMVPDLCLQLVIGSWSLNILLISSQTFDVFQFKFCGINYIDHFFCDFGPLMELATSDISSLMLHDFVDSILVMLFPLTLIIFTYFCIFFTILKFSSANSKRKAFSTCSSHLTIVCLYYGTVIAVYMTSSEERTSNINKYRSLLYIVVTPLLNPFIYSLRNHEIKRAMRKVLTNV, from the coding sequence ATGTGTGAGGAGAACCAGACAGAAGTCACTGAGATTCATCTTCTTGGATTCCGAGGAATGTACAAATACAAAGCTCCTCTATTCATTGTGTTTCTCCTGACTTACACGTTAATACTGGGTGGAAATCTTATTATTATCCTTCTGGTGTCCACTATGGACCATCTCAAGACCCCGATGTTCTTCTTCCTGAAACATTTATCCATAGCTGATGTCCTACTAACCACCAGTGTTGTCCCCATGATGTTGCACATAATACTCTTAGATGAAGGCACTCTCCCCCTTTGGGGTTGTATGTTGCAGCTTTATTGTTTTGGTATTTTTGGTTTTACTCAAAGTTTTATCATTGCTGTCATGTCATATGATCGATATTTGGCCATTTGCCATCCATTGCGATACTCTTCCGTGATGGTTCCAGATCTTTGCCTCCAGCTTGTTATTGGCTCATGGTCTTTAAACATTTTACTAATATCAAGTCAGACTTTTGATGTTTTCCAGTTTAAATTTTGTGGCATAAATTATATTGACCACTTCTTCTGTGACTTTGGCCCCTTAATGGAACTGGCCACTTCAGACATTTCTAGTTTGATGCTTCATGACTTTGTTGATTCCATCTTAGTAATGTTATTTCCCTTGACTCTaatcatttttacctatttctgTATTTTCTTCACTATCCTTAAATTTTCTTCAGCTAATAGTAAAAGAAAAGCCTTCTCCACTTGTAGCTCCCACCTGACCATAGTGTGTCTGTATTATGGGACTGTTATCGCAGTTTACATGACCTCAAGTGAAGAACGCACATCAAACATCAACAAGTACCGATCCCTGCTGTATATAGTAGTCACTCCATTGTTAAATCCCTTTATCTACAGTCTGAGAAATCACGAGATCAAGAGAGCCATGAGGAAAGTGTTGACTAATGTGTGA